The Hemibagrus wyckioides isolate EC202008001 linkage group LG12, SWU_Hwy_1.0, whole genome shotgun sequence genome includes a window with the following:
- the grb10a gene encoding growth factor receptor-bound protein 10a isoform X4, with product MPSCSPDCCLYPTVEIIKVFSEDGVGKVVEVPAHMTARDVCQLLVYKSHCLDDNCWTLVEHHPLLGLERSLEDHELVVQVQACMSPESKFLFRKNYAKYEFFRNPLNFFPENMVAWCQESNGTIPPSQLLQNFLNSSRCPEIQGFLYMKETGRKSWKKLYMFLRRSGLYYSTKGISKEPRHLQLLSDLEENSVFTMTTGKKVHNAPTEYQFCIKPTKGKTELKDLKMLCAEDEQSRTCWMTGFRVFKYGILLYQNYKIPHQSAVSNFTTPVRSVSENSLVAMDFSGRTGRVIDNPVEAMSAAMEEGHTWRKRSQRMNVSGHPSSPHPSSLNSVIHRTQLWFHGRIMREESHRMMMQQGQVDGLFLLRDSQSNPKAFVLTLCHHQKVRHFQILPYEEDGQIFFSLDDGSTKFIDLIHLVEFYQLNRGVLPCKLKHPCTMVAL from the exons ATGCCATCGTGCTCTCCGGATTGCTGCCTCTACCCAACAGTAGAG ATCATCAAGGTCTTTAGTGAAGATGGTGTTGGGAAGGTGGTGGAAGTTCCTGCCCATATGACAGCAAGGGATGTGTGTCAGCTCCTGGTATATAAGAGCCACTGCCTGGATGACAACTGCTGGACTTTAGTAGAGCATCATCCATTGCTTGGACTAg agAGGTCTTTGGAGGACCATGAACTGGTGGTTCAGGTGCAGGCCTGCATGTCTCCAGAGAGCAAGTTTCTCTTCAGGAAGAACTATGCCAAGTACGAGTTCTTCAGAAACCCACTG aaTTTCTTCCCAGAAAATATGGTGGCATGGTGTCAAGAATCCAATGGCACAATCCCACCATCTCAGCTTCTGCAG AATTTCTTGAATTCCAGCCGCTGCCCTGAGATCCAGGGCTTTCTTTACATGAAAGAGACGGGCCGCAAGTCCTGGAAGAAGCTTTACATGTTCCTGCGCCGCTCTGGCCTCTACTACTCCACTAAAGGAATATCCAAG GAGCCCAGACATCTGCAGTTGCTGTCAGATCTGGAAGAGAACAGTGTGTTCACCATGACGACAGGGAAGAAAGTGCACAACGCTCCCACAGAATACCAGTTCTGCATTAAG CCTACTAAAGGCAAAACAGAGTTGAAGGATCTGAAGATGCTCTGTGCTGAGGATGAGCAGAGCAGAACCTGCTGGATGACTGGCTTCAGAGTATTCaag TATGGAATTCTGCTCTATCAGAACTACAAGATCCCTCACCAATCAGCAGTCTCCAACTTCACTACACCAGTG aggagtgtgtcagAGAATTCTCTAGTTGCCATGGATTTCTCTGGGAGGACAGGCCGTGTGATTGACAACCCTGTGGAAGCAATGAGTGCAGCAATGGAGGAGGGACACACTTGGAGA AAACGAAGTCAGAGAATGAATGTATCGGGCCACCCTAGTTCTCCGCATCCATCCTCTTTAAATTCAG TGATCCACCGAACACAGCTGTGGTTCCATGGCCGCATCATGAGAGAGGAATCCCACCGTATGATGATGCAGCAGGGTCAGGTGGATGG gtTGTTTCTTTTGCGGGATAGTCAAAGCAACCCAAAAGCTTTTGTTCTCACTCTGTGCCATCACCAGAAGGTCAGACACTTCCAGATCTTGCCT TATGAAGAGGACGGTCAAATCTTCTTCAGCCTTGACGATGGTTCCACCAAGTTCATAGATCTAATCCACCTTGTAGAATTCTACCAACTTAACAGAGGAGTCCTACCCTGCAAACTCAAACATCCTTGCACTATGGTGGCCTTATGA